The Glycine soja cultivar W05 chromosome 8, ASM419377v2, whole genome shotgun sequence genome has a window encoding:
- the LOC114422067 gene encoding inosine-5'-monophosphate dehydrogenase, giving the protein MDFTPPPIEDGFTAEKLFTQGFSYTYDDVIFLPHYIDFAADVVDLSTRLTRRLPLAVPFVASPMDTVSESAMASAMASLGGIAVVHSNVPAAVQAAILRKAKSRRVPILSDPAFAAPSAVVEHDDAFGASPFLLVTDTGTSAGKLLGYVAKSDWTNHTDKGLRVGDYMAPPPKPVPWNADLNKINEIFESEKSGAVALEKDGEVVDLVVREEVERVKGYPKLVAPATVGADGEFMVGAAVGTREDDKERLEHLVKAGLNVVVLDSSQGNSIYQLEMVKYVKRVYPELDVIGGNVVTMYQAENLIQAGVDGLRVGMGSGSICTTQEVCAVGRGQATAVYKVSSIAYKSGVPVIADGGISNSGHIVKALSLGASTVMMGSFLAGSLEAPGAYVYQNGQRVKKYRGMGSLEAMTKGSDARYLGDTAKLKIAQGVVGAVKDKGSVLNFIPYTLQAVRQGFQDIGANSLQSAHDLLRSRVLRLEVRSGAAQVEGGIHGLVSYEKKYF; this is encoded by the exons ATGGATTTCACTCCGCCGCCGATCGAGGACGGTTTCACCGCCGAGAAACTCTTCACGCAGGGCTTCTCCTACACATACGATGACGTCATCTTTCTCCCCCACTACATCGACTTCGCTGCCGACGTCGTGGACCTCTCCACGCGCCTCACGCGCCGCCTTCCCCTTGCCGTGCCGTTTGTTGCCTCTCCGATGGACACCGTGTCGGAGTCCGCCATGGCCTCCGCCATGGCCTCCCTCGGCGGCATCGCCGTCGTCCACTCCAACGTCCCCGCCGCCGTCCAGGCGGCCATCCTCCGCAAAGCGAAGTCCCGCCGCGTCCCCATCCTCTCCGACCCCGCCTTCGCCGCACCTTCCGCCGTCGTGGAGCACGATGACGCCTTCGGGGCCTCCCCCTTCCTTCTCGTCACCGACACTGGCACCTCCGCCGGGAAACTCCTCGGCTACGTCGCGAAGAGTGACTGGACGAATCATACCGACAAGGGCTTGAGAGTCGGCGACTACATGGCGCCGCCTCCCAAGCCAGTGCCATGGAACGCCGACctaaacaaaattaatgaaatatttgagAGTGAGAAAAGTGGTGCTGTGGCTTTGGAGAAGGATGGTGAGGTTGTTGATTTGGTGGTGAGGGAGGAGGTGGAGAGGGTGAAGGGTTACCCGAAACTGGTGGCGCCGGCGACGGTGGGGGCGGACGGGGAGTTTATGGTGGGGGCCGCGGTGGGGACGAGGGAAGATGATAAGGAGAGGTTGGAGCATTTGGTGAAGGCTGGGTTGAATGTTGTAGTGTTGGATAGTTCTCAGGGGAACTCAATTTATCAGTTAGAGATGGTGAAGTATGTGAAGAGGGTTTACCCTGAGCTTGATGTGATTGGGGGGAATGTTGTGACTATGTACCAGGCTGAGAATCTGATTCAGGCTGGGGTTGATGGGTTGAGGGTTGGAATGGGGTCTGGGTCCATTTGTACTACTCAGGAGGTTTGTGCTGTGGGGCGTGGTCAG GCAACTGCTGTTTACAAGGTCTCGTCCATTGCTTATAAAAGTGGTGTTCCTGTGATTGCTGATGGTGGCATCTCAAACTCTGGTCATATTGTTAAGGCTTTGTCATTGGGAGCGTCAACTGTTATGATGGGAAGCTTCTTAGCTGGTAGTCTTGAGGCTCCTGGGGCTTATGTGTATCAG AATGGTCAACGTGTGAAAAAGTACAGAGGAATGGGTTCCCTAGAAGCCATGACTAAAGGGAGCGATGCAAGGTACTTGGGTGATACAGCAAAGCTAAAAATTGCTCAGGGGGTTGTTGGAGCTGTTAAAGATAAGGGCTCTGTCTTGAATTTCATACCATACACCTTGCAAGCAGTCAGGCAAGGGTTTCAGGATATCGGTGCCAACTCTCTACAGTCTGCTCATGACCTTCTAAGATCCAGGGTGTTAAGACTGGAG